The genomic region CAGGGAAGAGGATTCGTGTCCTCGCAGACGAGACGAGACCGGTTCTCCAGGGAGCGAGGTTGACCGCCTGGGAGCTCCAGAAGGATGGTATTCCTGTTACTGTGATCACCGACAATATGGCTGGCAGTCTGATGGCCAAGGGTCTGGTCCAAAAGGTGGTTGTCGGCGCAGATAGGATCGCCGCAAACGGGGACGTGGCAAACAAGATCGGGACCTACTCGGTCGCAGTGCTAGCTTCCTACCATAGGATTCCTTTCTACGTTGCTGCACCGCTCAGCACGATCGACATGTCGCTTTCGGACGGCTCGAAGATACCTATCGAGCAGCGCTCGCCCGAGGAGGTTACGCATATCGGAGGCCGGCGAATCGTGCCCGAAAGCGTCCCCGTCAAGAACCCTGCGTTTGATGTAACGCCAAGCAAGCTCGTATCGGCCATCTTCACCGAACGAGGCATCGCCCGAGCGCCGTTCTCCGAAAGCCTCGCCCAAATGTTCAAGCTATGAGTAACCACGGAGGAGAGAAACGTATGAAGGCAAAAGGGAATCCGTTCAGGGCGCTGAGCCCCCGGTTGCTTCGTGTGTCTTCGTGTCCTTCGTGGATCAAGATTTCATTAGATTCATCGTCCACGAAGAACACGAAGGTACACGAAGGTGCTTCTGGAAGTTGGAACTTAGAACTTGGAACTACTGACCGACTTTTGACTTAGAAGGATAGAGCAATGAAGATAGGGATAATCGCGGATACTCACGACTTTCTGCCTAATATCGAGAAAGCAGTAACATTTTTCAACGAGCAGAAGGTTGATCAGGTCATTCATGCGGGGGACATCATCTCCCCCTTTACTGCGAAGGTCTTCAGGAAGCTCAAATGCCCGATGGAGGCCGTGTTCGGCAACAACGATGGCGATAAGTTGTTCTTGATCGAATCGTTCAAGGGGATCGCGCAGTTTCACGAGCGCTACTTTTCTTTGGAGCTGGACGGGAAACGGATTCTCATCTTCCACCAGCCCGACTTCATTGAGTCGGTCTCAAGGTCGAGGGATTACGACATCGTCATACACGGACACACGCACAAGATGAGGGTCGATAACCGCGAGGCGCTTCTGATAAACCCCGGCGAGTGCTGCGGCTATCTCACCAAGCGCGCCTCGGTCGTGATTCTCGATCTTGCCACGATGAACGTGGAGGTTAGGGAGCTCTAGCGCCGGTCGGTCTCTCCGGATTCAGGACGCCCCTGTCCGGTGTGAGACAACCTCTTCCAGCCGGCCAGAACACTCTCTGTCCGCGGATTACGCAGATTCAAGGGCGGAGAAAGGCCCCGCCCTATAAACCTGCAAACACTATCTTTGTGTTCTCTGTGTCTCTGTGGTGATTCCTCTGATCAATTGGTGATCGTGAGCATAACCGGTGTGCACTGCCCGGTCTGCTCGGTTGAGCCGTGGCCGCAGAACCACGGCGTGATGGTGTAGTCACCTGCGGGAAGACCTTCCGGTATCGAAAGCGTCAGCATTTCCGTCGGGTTCAGCGTCGTTTCTTTCGGGATCGTTATCGTCCCATACGGGACGGGCTCGTAGGCCAACGTAGGCAGATAGAGTGAATCGCCAGTCGGCAGCGTGATTAGGACGTATAGGTCGAGCTCTCTGTCCGCGCCGCCCGGATTCTCCGCCCAGTATTTCAGCGTCAGCGTGTCGCCTGGTATAACGCTCTCAGCGTTCGCAATCGCAGCGACGTTCGGATTGAGATAGTGGCGTTCAAGCCCGGCCGCCGACGTGATGTAGATGTCTCCCTGCGGCCCTCTCGAGACCCCGGTCAAAGCATTGCAGGCGATGTCTGCGTTCTCCGCGGTGAGAACGTCCAGGCTTTGACCGGGGACCCAGACGCCGGCTGTCGAGTAACCATAGCCCAGATTAAGCCATAGCCGCCCGACACCGTCTTCCGCCGCAGAGATAACATAATCGTCAAACGGTTCGTAAGTCCAGGAAGAGCCATCGAAGACGCCCACGCTATATCGGTTGGTTAACGCTGTCCAGCCGGATGTTATCACGCGTCCTCGGGAATCACAGTAGAGCAGTGGGATGCTCCTGCTGACAAGGACATAATCTGGGTCATTCGTCCAGTCGTGCCAGCTGTCCCCGTCGTAGTTAAGCAGCCCGAAGAAGTAGGATGAGTCCGGCTGCACCCTCATGTCGATAACCCAAACAAGCCCCCTCGTGTCAGCGTCTATCATGTAAGGCGCCTCCGGGGCGCCCTCCTCAGTGGAAAGAACATGCCAGAACGTTCCGTCATAATACGATATCTCCCACGCCTCGCCGGATGTGATCACCCAGGGTCTGTCCTGCGCGTCGATCGTCAGGCCGAAAACTGAGTTAGCAGGGAGGCCATCTGCAACGGTGAACGTCGTGAATGATAGGCCTTCCCAGCGTGTAACGCCAGC from bacterium harbors:
- a CDS encoding metallophosphoesterase → MKIGIIADTHDFLPNIEKAVTFFNEQKVDQVIHAGDIISPFTAKVFRKLKCPMEAVFGNNDGDKLFLIESFKGIAQFHERYFSLELDGKRILIFHQPDFIESVSRSRDYDIVIHGHTHKMRVDNREALLINPGECCGYLTKRASVVILDLATMNVEVREL